A window from Candidatus Krumholzibacteriota bacterium encodes these proteins:
- a CDS encoding sigma-54 dependent transcriptional regulator, giving the protein MLQSKNVHKHRVLVVDDSADFRERIIDSLSGNYEVSAAVGWRDGRKKYRDYLPDVLLLDYKLEDGYDGLDVIRELKKERNDNLIIIFISAHLKETVIEAARTAGADDIISKRTSGKELERKISEAIDNNLARRIRILDDIKRKDYVVEPVFESPVMKKIKGRIRRFMHLDENILITGPPGAGKGVLAFWIHCRSIRSQGPYYVESLPGLTPDLFSREFRGHVKGSFTGASSDMEGLLDLAHMGTLVLDEVGDLEPNAQKLLLNIVEHRPFRRIGGEEKFYKNVRFIALTNKDLEEEIRNGNFREDLYHRLKTFHVHIPPLAERKEDIPVLAEAILKRECKRRKVNVDQIDSALIDLMLKYAWPGNVRELEEWIKNGVTYTNSGVLKTENIPQALTRAGKIENGLPRGIFSLEYHDFKSKAVKSYLENLLKATGGDMQAAADRAGILRPALYRLCSRHNVKPADYRNLS; this is encoded by the coding sequence TTGTTGCAGTCGAAAAATGTTCACAAACACAGGGTATTGGTAGTTGACGATTCAGCCGATTTCAGAGAAAGGATAATCGATTCTCTTTCCGGAAACTATGAGGTTTCCGCCGCCGTGGGCTGGCGCGACGGAAGAAAAAAATACAGGGATTATCTGCCGGACGTTCTCCTTCTTGATTACAAGCTGGAAGACGGCTATGACGGGCTGGATGTAATCAGGGAGCTGAAGAAAGAAAGAAACGACAACCTGATAATTATCTTCATATCGGCTCATCTTAAGGAAACGGTTATTGAGGCGGCCAGAACGGCCGGCGCCGACGATATCATATCGAAGAGGACATCCGGCAAGGAGCTCGAGAGGAAGATATCCGAAGCGATTGATAACAACCTGGCCAGGAGAATCCGCATACTTGATGATATCAAGAGAAAAGACTATGTCGTGGAGCCGGTATTCGAATCTCCGGTTATGAAGAAGATCAAGGGGCGGATAAGAAGGTTTATGCATCTTGACGAGAACATTCTTATCACTGGGCCTCCCGGAGCCGGCAAGGGTGTCCTGGCATTCTGGATACATTGCAGAAGTATCAGATCGCAGGGGCCCTACTACGTGGAATCTCTGCCCGGTCTGACTCCCGATCTTTTCTCCAGGGAATTCAGAGGGCACGTAAAGGGTTCCTTTACGGGAGCCAGCAGCGATATGGAAGGTCTGCTCGATCTCGCTCACATGGGCACGCTGGTGCTGGATGAGGTCGGTGACTTAGAGCCGAATGCGCAGAAGCTTCTGTTGAATATAGTTGAACACAGGCCGTTTCGGAGGATAGGCGGAGAGGAAAAATTTTATAAAAACGTAAGGTTTATAGCTCTAACCAATAAGGACCTGGAAGAAGAGATAAGAAACGGGAATTTCAGGGAAGACCTCTATCACCGCCTAAAGACATTTCATGTGCACATCCCCCCCCTCGCTGAGAGGAAAGAAGATATACCGGTACTGGCTGAAGCAATCCTTAAGAGGGAATGCAAGAGAAGGAAGGTAAACGTAGATCAGATCGATTCCGCTCTAATCGATCTGATGCTGAAATACGCCTGGCCCGGCAATGTCCGCGAACTCGAGGAATGGATCAAGAACGGAGTGACCTACACAAATTCAGGAGTTTTAAAGACTGAGAATATTCCCCAGGCGTTGACAAGAGCGGGAAAAATAGAAAATGGGTTGCCCCGCGGCATTTTCTCTCTGGAATATCATGATTTTAAATCGAAAGCGGTGAAGTCCTACCTGGAAAACCTTCTGAAGGCGACCGGGGGGGATATGCAGGCCGCCGCCGATCGGGCCGGAATACTAAGGCCCGCGCTATACCGGCTGTGCAGCAGACACAACGTCAAACCGGCGGATTACCGTAATCTGTCGTAG